A portion of the Bifidobacterium bifidum ATCC 29521 = JCM 1255 = DSM 20456 genome contains these proteins:
- a CDS encoding cysteine desulfurase: protein MVDFTAIRAQFPILDQQIHGHPLVYLDSAATSQKPQCVIDAESEFYRTINAGVHRGAHELAARSTMAFEDARAKVARLVGANAEEGNEEIVVTAGATAGLNLLATAFGNASLGRGGEAAKRFALKPGDEIVVSKAEHHSVLLPFQELAYRTGATLKWFDLTEDGRIRSDTADEVITEHTKVVAITHVGNTTGAITDIAPIIRRAHEVGAIFILDACQSVPHLKVDFHALDVDFAAWSAHKMYGPTGVGFLYGRRELLEALPPANFGGSMVELAWMDQPAQYMVPPARFEAGTQPVAQVVAAGVAAEWMMNVGLENIEAHERTIAAELLKMGDIDGVRILGPRENVNRIGTVAFDVAGVHPHDVGQFIDAQGIAIRVGHHCAQPVHRHFGLYASNRASSGVYNSVDDAHALVEAVAKVRPFFGL, encoded by the coding sequence ATGGTTGATTTTACGGCGATTCGGGCGCAGTTCCCGATTCTGGATCAGCAGATCCACGGGCATCCGCTCGTCTATCTGGATTCCGCGGCCACCTCGCAGAAGCCGCAGTGCGTGATCGATGCGGAGAGCGAGTTCTACCGCACGATCAACGCCGGCGTGCACCGCGGGGCGCATGAGCTGGCGGCCCGCAGCACCATGGCGTTCGAGGACGCCCGCGCGAAGGTCGCCCGCCTGGTCGGAGCCAACGCCGAGGAGGGCAACGAGGAGATCGTCGTCACCGCCGGGGCCACCGCGGGACTGAATCTTCTTGCCACCGCGTTCGGCAACGCGAGTCTGGGCCGTGGGGGAGAGGCGGCGAAACGGTTCGCTCTCAAGCCCGGCGACGAGATCGTCGTATCCAAGGCCGAGCACCATTCCGTGCTGCTGCCGTTCCAGGAGCTGGCATACCGCACCGGTGCCACGCTCAAATGGTTCGATCTGACCGAAGACGGCCGCATCCGCTCGGATACCGCCGATGAGGTGATCACGGAACACACCAAGGTCGTCGCCATCACGCACGTGGGCAACACCACGGGTGCCATCACCGACATCGCGCCCATCATCCGCCGTGCCCATGAGGTCGGCGCGATCTTCATCCTTGACGCATGCCAGTCGGTGCCTCACCTCAAGGTCGACTTCCACGCGCTTGACGTCGATTTCGCCGCGTGGAGCGCCCACAAGATGTACGGTCCCACCGGGGTGGGATTCCTGTACGGGCGCCGTGAGCTGTTGGAGGCCCTGCCGCCGGCGAACTTCGGCGGTTCCATGGTCGAGCTCGCGTGGATGGACCAGCCCGCGCAGTACATGGTGCCTCCGGCCCGTTTCGAGGCCGGTACGCAGCCGGTCGCCCAGGTGGTCGCAGCCGGTGTGGCCGCCGAATGGATGATGAACGTGGGGCTTGAGAACATCGAGGCGCATGAGCGCACGATCGCCGCCGAACTGCTCAAGATGGGCGACATCGACGGCGTGCGGATTCTCGGGCCGCGCGAGAACGTGAACCGCATCGGCACGGTGGCGTTCGACGTTGCGGGCGTACACCCGCATGACGTCGGGCAGTTCATCGACGCGCAAGGCATCGCCATCCGCGTCGGCCATCACTGCGCCCAGCCGGTGCACCGCCACTTCGGTCTGTATGCGTCGAACCGCGCATCCTCCGGCGTGTACAACAGCGTCGACGACGCTCACGCCCTGGTCGAGGCCGTGGCGAAGGTTCGTCCGTTCTTCGGACTGTGA
- the sufU gene encoding Fe-S cluster assembly sulfur transfer protein SufU — MGDFGMSGDDLEQMYQEVILEAARDPHGREHFAADVSKEQGSAPVDTTVRASHEYCTPGESHQFNPTCGDEATVHAEVSDSEPHTIERLVWDGHGCSISQASLSVMVDLCAGKTVDEAMELFRDFHELMESRGAGLQDEAKEEKLEDAVVFQGVSKYPMRIKCALLGWEGMRDSVAKALAAK, encoded by the coding sequence ATGGGTGATTTCGGCATGAGCGGCGACGATCTTGAGCAGATGTATCAGGAAGTGATTCTTGAGGCCGCGCGTGACCCGCATGGTCGTGAGCATTTCGCGGCGGACGTGTCCAAGGAACAGGGCTCCGCACCGGTCGACACGACCGTGCGCGCCAGCCACGAATACTGCACGCCGGGCGAATCCCACCAGTTCAACCCCACTTGCGGTGACGAGGCGACGGTTCACGCCGAGGTCTCCGACAGCGAGCCGCACACCATCGAGCGTCTGGTGTGGGACGGCCACGGCTGCTCGATCTCGCAGGCGAGCCTGTCCGTCATGGTTGACCTGTGCGCCGGCAAGACCGTCGACGAGGCGATGGAGCTGTTCCGCGACTTCCATGAGCTCATGGAGTCGCGCGGTGCTGGATTGCAGGACGAGGCCAAGGAGGAGAAGCTGGAGGACGCCGTGGTGTTCCAGGGCGTGTCCAAGTACCCGATGCGCATCAAGTGCGCGCTGCTTGGCTGGGAGGGCATGCGCGACTCCGTCGCCAAGGCGCTGGCGGCGAAATAA
- a CDS encoding metal-sulfur cluster assembly factor: MSDNLVPEPQASVFDSVSKVLGDEEAARRVMANPQLAAGFPNGHPAPKSDGGVEMCACGRHPKSECEDGEHSSEDDIPLKAIDDIGRATAEDVKEALHQVIDPELGIDVIDLGLVYGIEIDELGRAIITMTLTTPACPLTDLIEDECASTLAGLVEEFRIDWTWQPRWTMDKITPEGREQLAALGFNFDNMPKY, encoded by the coding sequence ATGAGCGACAATCTGGTTCCTGAGCCGCAGGCTTCCGTGTTCGATTCGGTGAGCAAGGTTCTGGGCGACGAGGAGGCGGCGCGCCGCGTGATGGCGAACCCGCAGCTTGCGGCTGGGTTCCCCAACGGCCATCCTGCCCCCAAAAGCGATGGCGGCGTCGAGATGTGCGCGTGCGGCCGCCATCCGAAGAGCGAGTGCGAGGATGGCGAGCACAGCAGCGAGGATGACATTCCGCTCAAGGCCATCGACGATATCGGCCGTGCCACCGCCGAGGATGTGAAGGAGGCCCTGCATCAGGTTATCGACCCGGAGCTGGGCATCGACGTCATCGACCTCGGTCTGGTCTACGGCATCGAGATCGATGAGCTTGGACGCGCGATCATCACGATGACGCTGACGACGCCCGCATGCCCGCTGACCGACCTCATCGAGGACGAGTGCGCGAGCACGCTGGCGGGTCTTGTGGAGGAGTTCCGCATTGACTGGACGTGGCAGCCTCGCTGGACGATGGACAAGATCACGCCCGAGGGGCGCGAGCAGCTGGCCGCGCTCGGTTTCAATTTCGACAACATGCCGAAGTACTGA
- the glgC gene encoding glucose-1-phosphate adenylyltransferase — MNNERSTQMAKNKQKILSIVLAGGEGTRLMPLTRDRAKPAVPFGGVFRLIDFPLSNLVNSDYRHIIVLTQYKSHSLDRHISQMWRFSSLLGNYVSPVPAQQRLGKHWYLGSADAIYQTINIIEDVQPDIVVIVGADHVYRMDFGQMVEQHIESGAEFTVAGIRQPLEESNQFGVINVDPNHPNMIREFQEKPATTEGLPDDPNSFLASMGNYVANTDALFDALAKDEKAADTKHDMGGDIAPYFASRGEAGVYDFNSNVIPGSTPTDHAYWRDVGTIKQFYDAHMDLIAYVPEFNLYNQAWPIYTNSGTLPPAKFVHAGRDRLGHATDSIVSPGVIVSGGEVHHSVLSPNVRIHSWAQVVDSVLFDGVIVNRRARVYKAILDKNVVLTENSTVGIDTEKDLARGFTVTPEGITVVPKGTIVDD, encoded by the coding sequence GTGAACAACGAGAGGAGCACTCAGATGGCGAAGAACAAGCAGAAGATTCTCTCCATCGTCCTGGCAGGTGGCGAAGGCACGCGCCTCATGCCGCTGACACGTGACCGTGCGAAGCCGGCCGTACCGTTCGGCGGCGTATTCAGACTGATCGACTTCCCCTTGAGCAACCTGGTGAATTCGGATTACCGCCATATCATTGTGCTGACCCAGTACAAGTCGCATTCCCTTGACCGTCACATCTCGCAGATGTGGCGTTTCTCGTCGTTGCTCGGCAACTATGTCTCCCCTGTGCCCGCACAGCAGCGTCTGGGCAAGCACTGGTATCTCGGGTCGGCCGACGCGATCTATCAGACCATCAACATCATCGAGGACGTCCAGCCCGACATCGTGGTCATCGTCGGCGCCGACCACGTCTACCGCATGGACTTCGGCCAGATGGTCGAGCAGCACATCGAATCGGGTGCGGAGTTCACCGTGGCAGGCATCCGCCAGCCGCTTGAGGAGTCCAACCAGTTCGGCGTGATCAACGTTGACCCGAACCACCCCAACATGATCCGCGAATTCCAGGAGAAGCCGGCGACGACCGAAGGCCTGCCCGACGACCCGAATTCGTTCCTCGCTTCGATGGGCAACTACGTCGCCAACACGGACGCGCTGTTCGATGCGCTCGCCAAGGACGAGAAGGCCGCGGACACCAAGCACGACATGGGCGGCGACATCGCGCCGTACTTCGCCTCGCGCGGCGAGGCCGGCGTGTACGACTTCAACTCCAACGTCATTCCCGGCTCCACGCCGACCGACCACGCCTACTGGCGCGACGTGGGTACGATCAAGCAGTTCTATGACGCTCACATGGACCTGATCGCCTACGTGCCGGAGTTCAACCTCTACAACCAGGCATGGCCCATCTACACGAACTCGGGCACGCTGCCCCCCGCGAAGTTCGTGCATGCCGGCCGCGATCGTCTCGGCCACGCGACCGACTCCATCGTCTCCCCCGGCGTCATCGTCTCGGGCGGTGAGGTGCATCATTCCGTGCTGTCGCCGAACGTGCGCATCCATTCGTGGGCCCAGGTGGTCGACTCCGTGCTGTTCGACGGCGTCATCGTCAACCGTCGCGCCCGCGTGTACAAGGCGATTCTCGACAAGAACGTTGTGCTGACCGAGAACTCCACGGTCGGCATCGACACCGAGAAGGACCTCGCCCGCGGCTTCACCGTGACGCCGGAAGGCATCACCGTCGTGCCGAAGGGCACCATCGTGGACGACTGA
- a CDS encoding TrmH family RNA methyltransferase produces MQFITIDSIDDERVAAYTNLTEIQLRNRLEPERGLFIAESPKVIDRALAAGREPISLLVEEPWIEGMSQTFDVVDKRWGTDIPVYVASPEQLRQLTGYRLHRGALSAMRRWPLPSVEETCRDARRVAVMENIVDHTNVGALMRSAAALDVDAVLVTPSCGDPLYRRAARVSMGTVFQIPWTRIGGDDKHFWPRRGLEELRSLGFTTVAMALSDDSISLDELTRRLNNSPESADHIDKLALIFGTEGDGLSRHTIAGADLTVKIPMSHGVDSLNVAASSAVAFYATSPKRAEQ; encoded by the coding sequence ATGCAATTCATCACCATCGACTCCATCGACGACGAGCGGGTTGCCGCATACACGAACCTCACCGAAATCCAGCTGCGCAACCGGCTCGAACCCGAGCGTGGCCTGTTCATCGCCGAATCGCCCAAGGTCATCGACCGCGCGCTCGCCGCGGGCCGCGAACCGATCTCGCTGCTGGTCGAAGAGCCGTGGATCGAGGGCATGTCACAGACCTTCGACGTCGTCGACAAACGGTGGGGAACGGACATCCCCGTATACGTGGCCTCCCCCGAACAACTGCGCCAGCTCACCGGATACCGCCTCCACCGAGGGGCGCTTTCGGCGATGCGGCGCTGGCCGCTGCCGAGCGTCGAGGAGACATGCCGCGACGCTCGCCGCGTGGCGGTCATGGAGAACATCGTCGACCACACCAACGTGGGCGCACTGATGCGCTCGGCGGCCGCGTTGGATGTCGACGCGGTGCTGGTCACCCCGTCGTGCGGCGACCCGCTGTACCGGCGCGCCGCGCGCGTGTCCATGGGCACCGTCTTCCAGATACCGTGGACGCGCATCGGAGGCGACGACAAGCATTTCTGGCCGCGCCGAGGACTGGAGGAACTGCGCTCGCTGGGATTCACCACGGTGGCGATGGCGCTGAGCGACGACTCGATATCGCTGGACGAGCTGACACGCCGGCTGAACAACAGTCCCGAATCCGCGGACCACATCGACAAACTGGCGCTGATCTTCGGCACGGAAGGCGACGGCCTGTCACGTCACACCATCGCGGGCGCAGACCTGACCGTGAAAATCCCGATGTCCCACGGCGTCGACAGCCTCAACGTCGCCGCGTCCAGCGCCGTCGCCTTCTACGCGACATCCCCGAAGCGCGCGGAACAATAA
- a CDS encoding histidine triad nucleotide-binding protein, which translates to MSKSEDCLFCKIIDGRIPSEKVYEDDTTYAFKDINPKAKVHVLIVPKDHYANVAELAAADPAELAHIVGLAQGIADKEFSGAYRLVFNTGLDAGQTVFHVHAHVLTGEKLDE; encoded by the coding sequence ATGAGCAAGTCCGAGGACTGCCTGTTCTGCAAGATCATCGACGGGCGTATTCCCAGCGAGAAGGTATATGAGGACGACACCACATACGCGTTCAAGGACATCAATCCCAAGGCGAAGGTGCATGTGCTGATCGTGCCCAAGGACCACTACGCGAACGTCGCCGAGCTGGCCGCCGCCGATCCCGCGGAACTGGCCCATATCGTCGGGCTCGCTCAGGGCATCGCCGACAAGGAGTTCTCGGGCGCGTACCGTCTGGTGTTCAACACTGGCCTCGACGCCGGGCAGACCGTGTTCCACGTGCACGCGCATGTGCTCACCGGCGAGAAGCTCGACGAGTAG
- a CDS encoding PhoH family protein, giving the protein MTTTTRTITIPSQLDPVAVFGPVDEVIRQVEHAFPDLTIIVRGDRVAIVSHSKSTESQASRAEDVIHTIIQAAYSAPMDADTVRRLLDQDVLPNKVRAEHPGYGRSAERGRASLGAARSGDARKPRIPGVITFAAGQPVRAKTAGQIAYVNAVDAHTITFAIGPAGTGKTYLAVAKAVRAFQDRRIRRIILTRPAVEAGESLGFLPGTLNDKVDPYLRPLYDALSDMLGPDQLHRYLDDGTIEVAPLAYMRGRTLNDAYVILDEAQNTTEQQMKMFLTRLGFNTTMIITGDVTQVDLAVPRSGLATIEGILGGIDDIAFAHLDAGDVVRHELVGRIVEAYDRHDATRVRRNRGKESREDAR; this is encoded by the coding sequence GTGACAACGACGACCCGTACCATCACCATCCCGTCGCAGCTTGACCCGGTGGCCGTCTTCGGCCCGGTCGACGAGGTCATCCGGCAGGTCGAGCACGCGTTCCCTGACCTGACCATCATCGTACGCGGCGACAGGGTGGCCATCGTCTCCCATTCGAAGTCCACCGAATCGCAGGCCTCTCGCGCCGAAGACGTCATCCATACGATTATCCAGGCCGCGTACAGCGCCCCGATGGACGCCGACACCGTGCGCAGGCTGCTCGACCAGGACGTGCTGCCCAACAAGGTCCGCGCCGAACACCCCGGATACGGCAGGTCCGCCGAGCGGGGCCGTGCGTCGCTCGGTGCAGCGCGTTCAGGGGATGCGCGCAAGCCTCGCATACCCGGCGTCATCACTTTCGCGGCCGGGCAGCCCGTGCGTGCCAAGACGGCGGGGCAGATCGCCTACGTCAACGCCGTGGACGCCCACACCATCACCTTCGCGATCGGCCCGGCCGGCACGGGCAAGACCTACCTCGCCGTGGCCAAGGCGGTGCGCGCGTTCCAGGACAGGCGTATTCGCCGCATCATCCTGACGCGCCCGGCGGTCGAGGCGGGGGAGAGCCTCGGTTTCCTCCCCGGCACGCTCAACGACAAAGTCGACCCTTATCTGCGCCCGCTGTATGACGCGCTGTCCGACATGCTCGGCCCCGACCAGCTGCACCGCTATCTCGACGACGGCACCATCGAGGTCGCGCCGCTCGCGTACATGCGCGGACGCACGCTCAACGACGCCTACGTGATTCTCGACGAGGCGCAGAACACGACGGAACAGCAGATGAAGATGTTCCTCACCCGTCTCGGATTCAACACGACGATGATCATCACCGGAGACGTCACGCAGGTCGACCTCGCCGTGCCACGATCCGGTCTGGCCACCATCGAGGGCATTCTGGGCGGCATCGACGACATAGCATTCGCCCATCTCGACGCCGGGGACGTGGTCCGCCATGAGCTGGTCGGGCGCATCGTCGAGGCATACGACCGTCATGACGCCACCCGTGTCAGGCGCAACCGAGGCAAGGAATCGCGGGAGGACGCACGATGA
- the ybeY gene encoding rRNA maturation RNase YbeY, whose amino-acid sequence MSVEVTNETIWDIDAKAFSDLGLWVMDQMRVSTQSDLTILFVDPDPIAELHERWMSLEGPTDVMSFPMDELRPGDGKTTMEGVLGDLVICPWVAAQQAAAAGHSTMQEMMLLTIHGILHLLGYDHVTPEQERQMFGLQRQLLLTFLAVRRITIEPATLPKGAADALAEYDASHGGGRQITE is encoded by the coding sequence ATGAGCGTGGAAGTGACCAACGAGACCATCTGGGACATCGACGCAAAGGCGTTCTCCGACCTGGGCCTGTGGGTGATGGACCAGATGCGCGTGAGTACCCAGTCCGATCTGACCATCCTGTTCGTGGATCCCGATCCCATAGCCGAGCTGCATGAGCGGTGGATGTCGCTGGAAGGCCCGACCGACGTGATGAGCTTCCCGATGGACGAGCTGAGGCCCGGCGACGGCAAGACCACGATGGAGGGCGTGCTCGGCGACCTCGTCATATGCCCCTGGGTCGCGGCCCAGCAGGCGGCCGCGGCAGGTCACAGCACCATGCAGGAGATGATGCTGCTCACCATTCACGGCATCCTCCACCTGCTCGGCTACGACCATGTCACGCCGGAGCAGGAAAGGCAGATGTTCGGTCTGCAGCGGCAGCTGCTGCTCACGTTCCTGGCCGTGCGCCGCATCACCATCGAACCGGCCACATTGCCGAAGGGCGCGGCCGACGCGCTTGCCGAATACGACGCGTCGCACGGCGGCGGACGGCAGATAACGGAATGA